agggaatataagtaagggggaaagaaaccattttttttgttctttacaggtatttccactgttataaatttatttcgaAGCACTCCCACTATAGAtgaataggtttcatgctgaaacaaatattctcacatatatttacacagtgtggtggggtgcttttatgtttaaaatcgttatatacaggttagactgtgattttaaaaacaaatgttgatatctttttataatattaacaaaaaaaacagtgcgGGAAATGggcatgattacatttccggatgcgggaagcgggaatataaaaaaaataaaaaatttctgttttgaaaaaaataggtgcgtcgaacaaggaatcaaattggtgtggcctaaactAAACATATTATCAAGATGACCAGAATACACTTTTAAATGCATCACTTATTACCAAGCATAATTTACAAACTTACGGAATAAAGAAATTTTTGAACACATTGAGCATGTTGAGTACTATTTCTGCATCTAAGAACTGACCAAACAGCTTTGGATAGTCTACTGgattaattttctaaaataaaaaatacaagatGTGTAAAATCTCTctaataaaaggttcaatatgtAGCGTAAAACAAAATCTAACTGACGGCAGCATAAATGTATCTGTGTATCTTATACTAAATTTCTTCAGATTGCATAGATATAAATTCATGTTTATGTTCAATATATTCTAGATGATAATCTTGATATAGATGTCAGACTTGGACTCCTTTTGGAcagagttttactgtgcatattgctgtgtgtttgtttattctacattagtTAGAGGTATGTTGAGATTTCACaagacatgtttaaccccaccacaatTTTTTGGCTCACTCACCAAAAAGGTTTGCACTTGGATCACAActgaattttttatatcaatgtgtACAGAACCAGATAATCTATATATGTCAGAATATAATAGAAAGAatcaaatatgcttactttaataTATACATAGAATGACCTCAGGTCACTCTTTAGTTCTTTATAATCTGTCTGAAACTGAAATGATGATTGGGGTACAGGCATACTTCTAGGTGACACAGATTTTGATTCTTCTGGAatacttttggttacatctttcAAATCTAATTTAATACTGCTATCCTCACTTAAAGTTTTCACACTTTCTTTAATATTTGTAGAAGTTTTGTCACTATTTCTATGATTTTGGGTACTTTTTAAGGAACCAGTACTACTTGTAAATTTCTCAAACATTTTATTGTCTTGTGAAGTTATTTGCTTTTTAGCCTCACTCTGGGATTTTTCTACTTCCTCAATTGCAGCACGCCTATGAGTGTCATCTTCACCTCCGATTTCTTCTATCTGTATTCTAACTAAAGGTTTCTGTAAAatcaattatcaaatatttaaggtagattatgtatttttgccaaaaaaatctttttgaatttaaaatgttttagcaAGTATCATTCAATATTCAACAGACACATCTAAAACTTTGCGCTTAGACAAGATTAATCCATCAAAAAATTACGTGTTggtaaatgtatttaaaattttcagaaaaaaaatccttttaaaatcaagggcagataattgTATTGAATTTAATAAGGCAATTTGtgtatttgaatttttcaagTAAATAAGGTGCATGACCCAATAATCATATTTGATAACATGGATGTATTTATGAAAACGATTCTTTCATTGGATTGTAACAAgagcaaatatattttttaataatatataaagccatataaacaataaaaaaggaTTCTGGAAATTGTTTGACAGGAAAAATTAGTTTTAAACAATTAAAGTACCAAATAAGCACTCCAGTTATAAATGTTCTTATCCTCAGCCTCATACTAGATAGGCACTtacaaggccaaataaaaataatctaaattttttaatcttttcttcTACCAAAGAATGTCCgtacttgttttttttaatggttgCTACTATGGAAGACAATTGTCTTTTGAAACAGGTTCTTTCAtattcataaaattaaatattgttgATCTAAACATCAATATTTTACCTTTGATTTTTGATCTGCTGGTTTTGTGATTGGTTTAACTAATCCTTCATCAGGAGACTTTGCCATATCTTTTTGTTCTACCATTTTATCTTTTGTTAACTCCTTAAAAAAACACATGTATAATTGACCTTTTGCTATTCAAAACATAATACTTTTTGAAATGAATTACATTCAAACTAATAATATCAATGCAACTTGCATAATTTCAAACCCAAAATTATGCTGGAGTTGAAAACATCAAATCTATAGACCATGCAGGTGAAAATGCCTGGTTATGCATTCTTATATTGTTTAATCTATACTAAAATCTCCAGTGTATTGCTCATCTaacatttatgcatgaactgatACATTGCAACACATACAAACATACACATATATACTGTCTAAAAACTTCAGCAGCTTTCATACTTTTTTCCTTTTTGTGGTGTTTTCTAATAAGtcaaataactttataattttcTGGTTGGTAGTCAATTTATTAGACACTTTTGaatctattaaaatatattttgaaaatacctTTTCAATTCTTTCTAATTCTTTCTGTGCTGTTTTATTTTGAGGTTCTAATCTTAAAGCTTTCTCGAATGCATCTTTTGCAGTGTCAAATTTCTTGAGTTCAAACCTTGCTGCACCAAGTCGCAAGTAAGCTTTGACATACAAAGGATCAAGACTTAAGGCTTGCAGACAATCAGCTTCAGCAGCTCCATATCTGGTGTAaataagtttaagtttaaataGCTACTGCTTTATCCTTGAGAACAGAAATCTAAATAAAAGATACTAAAAGCATTCTAGTCAATCAAGGTAATTACTGGGAAATAAAGGACAATGAATCTGGTCGCAACAcatgaaaatgattattttgtacatttgtgTTATAAGAAAGTGGCAAACCCATACTTAGTAACTGGTTCTCTCATCTCAGTCGCATAAAAGTCAAGAGCGAAGATTTGTATACAAATATTACTTTGGTGAATCTTCACCCTTAACTTTCATGcatacaaattgataaaaatattacttTGGTGAATCTTCACCCTTAACTTTCATGCATacaaattgataaatatattacTTTGGTGAATCTTCACCCTTAACTTTCATGcatacaaattgataaaaatattacttTGGTGAATCTTCACCCTTAACTTTCATGcatacaaattgataaaaatattacttTGGTGAATCTTCACCCTTAACTTTCATGcatacaaattgataaaaatattacttTGGTGAATCTTCACCCTTAACTTTCATGCatacaaatggataaaaatttTACTTTGGTGAATCTTCGCCCTTaaccagggatggggtaatcgtaatctgtaatcgtaatcgattgtaattgattacattttttcaagtaatcgacagtaatctgtaatcgaagacattttcgattacatgtaatcgtaatttaatctattacagcaaaaatttggatgtaatcatcgattacttttcgattacatttcgattactttagtaaaatagtttgaagaaaaataacctatttcagaggaaaatatgtaTGTTATCACTTTGTAGTACAGATAACATATTATGCATCAACAATACTTGAGAATTAAGCAACTGCCTTATTTCAATCTATTGTCTCAAGCTGCATTATGAGTAACCAGATCCCCTACCTAAATTTACTTTATATCTagcttttgaaacaaatggatgtatgtgcttgtcaataattcaagagctttaatatttaaataagaaaatagatttaaaataagaaaatagatcTTAGATAAGAAATGTGTCTGTCTTTCGTTGAGATCTGtactacattttttaaaagtagtaagcttatttgtattaaatttcctgaaaacatcattttcaatcagagttgaaattaaagcttagaatagataaacagttgatttcttaaatgttataatatacatgtatataaattaaattaaaaaagaacacaaaattcTTTTAACAATGAACCAATGGCAATGCATAGCAATTCATTTTAGAAATAGATACATGCAtccctttgacactataaatatatTCTGTATATAATTTGATTGAAGAAGTTAACAAATCTTAACAACATTCTTACCTTTACTAATTGAGATGATCAAAGTCTTCTAATCAATAACAaacatactttgtttttatttcaattaatgtaTCTTATGTCTAATTAACAaggaaatttacaatatttagccccaggttataaattgtactccagtggcagttaaataatctgtaattagggtggttatccaaacaaaaggtttaaatcatgcatgtcattataaaaataaattttgatcttaaaaattagctgaactaattaattattctactttttttttatgtttccttaaacattataattaactatgctaaaatattttttttttaaagagtaaaaacaaaaaagctaacGTAAGTcagtaatgcccgcgtcacactgtcccgatttttatatacgatggacgcCCGAAtgctaaaattgtaagttcgtacgaagttggtcccgatctcgttaaaataccaaaaggtgaccgaagcaagtacgatgaataacgaagtctatacgatggtgccgaaattatatacgatagcaaaagatggacatacgaaggttaaccgaagacgggtatttaagcttcatatctcagccgaagcctacacgatgaatcacgaaggctacacgatggattacgaaggctacacgatggattacgatgatgacgcgatggccatacgatttctaaaagatacgaacagaatttcgacaacatatcgtttctgtacaagtctgccctaaatggcgggaaatcgatctttttgtctaattcttataaaacttagtttattatcccctcgcctactacatgtaagttgcgtgaagataattgttatggacactctagaaccaaaatgctcaaaacttggtatggtgttactcgttaagaatatcttaagcgctattgactttaaagttcaaaggtcaaggtcacagtggcagttgtaatacaaggcaatatcacccttgtggacactctaaaaccaatgtgcttcaaaagattttaaccacatttggtatattgttcctccttgtaatgatctgacattttttacgttcaaggccaaggtcaaggtcatgcagatagacttgttttttctccttgaaatagcataatacacaggaaattagATGCTCAtatttttacctgctggttctaaagacattattaaaggtatttccagttactgaatgttttggctgatttcctaaaaaaatagtttatgtataaaatatgcatattcaatttgcCATTtgctgcatgtgtcatatacaaatatagtgtccatatttttccccaatatgttacatacgaggggatgccacgctcggcattgccttgtttgaactgtaaaatgtgtgcactagtctgaataatcacccataattatgcccatgtttactgatctattttaaaggtaaggtaatgggttcgttgatcccttttattcaaaaagagctctttccaggagaatatcataataatatagacaaaaggaaggatgtgggggaaagcaacaaatgtggcaaaatatgacatatagaaaacaaaatagttatggagtaaacattcgtgtgacaacaactcagacgatacataaaaaatcagaataatgaagaaaaagttggtttccctatatacgtgtacctgcagtgttggtgtacgaggagcgtttatgattttcattatgttacttgatatgaaaaattgacaaaaaataatattttacttgtaaaagtaaattctgagcctgtaatagctgctcttgttgttccatttgaattaatagaaacaacgctgtcgcctttcttgttctcatagaatcatatgatatgagctccatgttttgtgaacgtctttcttaactgtcgtattaaactgaccagtgcatatcgggCATGGCACTTTAAGTGTATTTTAGCgcaaaaattaacttacatttagctggatttattgccgtcgtagttccatcttgtcgccttcgtacttttattcgatggcaacacgacgggattacgaggtcttcacgaagtcgtgttgcaatcgtaagaccttcgggtatcttcgtgattcattcgtgtagacatcgtaatgtcaaaactgcccgatggaaacgatggaaacacgaatgcaatacgatgtgcaaagatgcattcccggtgacattacgatggtgaggatggtgatacgaactcaatacgaacccttaacatcggacgcaccttcggggattttttaacatgttaaaaaatttagaacccttcccgaagttgtccccgaaggctagaaaaagtggccgatggttatacgatggttaaagatggcactacgaataggccgatctggatacgatcagtcacGATTTTGAAAATtaccattatcgtgttgccatcggcgtaaaaatcgggacagtgtgacgcgggcataagaaagcttaattttttaaaaacaattagttaTGAATAAGTGATTATTGCAATGCGATGacaattttaatttatgttgaaagtcaaaatttcaagattttttaaatatttctaatcttCATCAAGAGATTTGATCTAAAAAACAgctattaaattataatttagaAACAATGCTTTGAATGATGCATTTGGTAAAGATCTTAATTTCCACTATACAAATGTTGagcaatataattgtgttttactcatgttttttgttgttgaaatgttgaagtatgtaattgacagtaatcgaaaagtaatgtaattacttttgataaagtaatcgattgtaattgattacatactaaaatttgagtaattgattattaatcgattgcacaaaaatccttcatgtaatcgattattaatcgattgcacaaaaatccttcatgtaatcgattattaatcgattacatttgtcagtaatcgtgCCCATCCCTGCCCTTAACTTTCATGCatacaaatggataaaaataTTACTTTGGTGAATCTTCGCCCTTAACTTTCATGcatacaaattgataaaaatattattttggtgAATCTTCGCCCTTAACTTTCATGcatacaaattgataaaaatattattttggtgAATCTTCGCCCTTAACTTTCATGcatacaaattgataaaaatattacttTGGTGAATCTTCGCCCTTAACTTTCATGcatacaaattgataaaaatattacttTGGTGAATCTTCGCCCTTAACTTTCATGcatacaaattgataaaaatattacttTGGTGAATCTTTGCCCTTAACTTTCATGcatacaaattgataaaaatattacttTGGTGAATCTTCACCCTTAACTTTCATGcatacaaattgataaaaatattacttTGGTGAATCTTCGCCCTTAACTTTCATGCGGCTGAGATGAGAGAATCAGTTActtgatttcaaattttttaatgtgacaaaataactatatttttttcacagcaatagttttgatataaatagtaataattacattagatgtatgtttcattataatgcgttattctgattggctaactgcacagcacgtgctattcctgaaacaattgtattagacaataacatttatcattcatgatgacacgaggtcccacaataaagtgcacaggtaaattaaatgaaaacttgataaaaatcgtgttttcatgattctagctaaaaaaatgtaattataagtattgaatacttctttttgtaactttatagggttgtaaaagcgttgaccgtgcgcacattttaagtatgaagcgcttccgcgcttcatacaaaatgtacatcggtcaacgcttttacaccccaataaatttacaaaaagcagcattcaattcttaaatacaaaacaaaatctcTTTGgcatatcaaaatcaaaataatgaagTAACTAAAAAATTATGCATCATTTAAGATATAACatcagttttggtcaatttttacataattttacaCAGCTTTCAGAATGTTCAGCAAAGATAACAAAGGCCCCAACACATGATCCAGATTATTGTTATTTCTAGGAATTCATACTAAATCtttgcacattttggttatagaACATTTAGAATTGGAGCCAAGGTTTTTCTGTAGCATTTACTCTTTAGACCCATAAAATAGACAAAATCTTTGTGTTAATAATCATTCAGGTTAATCTATATGTTCTTTTTCAAAAGTCATAGTTTGTTCTCCAAAAGAAGACAAATTGAATGTTTGTAAACAAGTTATAATTCAGAcaggagatttaaaaaaaataatttaagtttgaaGAAAATCGGTTAAATAAATTTCAGTTTTAAAAGCTCTTTAGAGCTTTTGTTTGAAATTATATTGCTTATGCAGACTCTAAATTAAGCTTCATGTCTTTATGTCTATGAACCTCAGGCGCTGCCAGTAAACTCATAAACTGATACCACCTTTTTTTCtccaattatctccccttaatgaTTTTTATCTGAAagttaaattatctccccttgaagaTATGGGATAAAGGAGTTTTgccaaaatattatttttttttatagctgaagTGGCTATATTTGTTTAAAGTCTTTTTGAAAgagagattaaaaaaaattagagcatgatttctttgatagacATGTCTATTTTAAAGACTGTATGTTGCaatctagatatatttttttttttggttatttttgtcattaggttgctgtctcactgATAAACACCCTGTATCTTCTTTTTAAACAGTGAAAGAGACTTACTTTTCTTGTTTCAGTAAGGCCATAGCCCTGTTAGCTGGCATTATTGCATTAGTAGGATCAAGTTCAATAGCCTTTGTGTAAGCTTCAATGGCTAGTGCATAATCTTGTCTCTTGAAATTATCATTTCCCTAAAatagaaattataaaattaaacaagTTGTACCATCAAAAAGAACATAAATATCATGAGTGTAATCAAACATGCTTTGTATTTTGAACATAGTTTTCTGTTATATCTTATGACTATagccattttgttttcattaaagattgaatgtttctttttgtactTTTATAGTTGTTTACTAGTTTTGACCAAAGTGCATTTTGCAGTAGACAAGGGAGCGCTTCAAATCACAAATGTGTGTATAGTCAATACTTGAAATCAagcttttcaaatgtttttttctctctaaatATTATACTGTTTTTTGTCACAGAGAGCATGTAGAAGAATTTGCTTTGTATTGGGACATAAAACATCACATTAGAACACTTTGTGATTGCTGCTTTCCAATCAACATGATGGAATCCTTATGAAATAACTATGTATGTAAGAGGATAAATCTTTAACAACAGTAATAAATcataaaagaacaaaataaagatGTTTGCCTTttagattattaaaaaaaatatgatgtggTGTGATGATGCTAGATTTAAAACATTGCTACTACAATTTAAGTTTTACTAAAATTTGCAGTGAGAAAAATTTCTTTTAGAAATATTTAAGTGTTGAATACTTTTTATCTCCAACTTGTTCACCATCTGTTTGCCATGTACCATACATTTGACCTTTgatgataataaataaaatgcaCCTTTTCTTTCTCCAAATTTgccatttgtttctttctttccATTTCCCATTCTTCATCTGTTTCATATTCTGATGATTCACTTTTTTCCTGGTCTCCAATTTTCTCTAATTCTTTATCCTTAAATTCAAAACAAGCATTTGTAAATCAATGTATAAttttgtattgataatttttcaagtaatgaataaaaaaataataatagcagtattgttttatttttcagcatGATTTTTTATACATAACTGTAGGCTAGCCACTCTTTTGGAAAAtcgaaaaacaaaaaatatccaATATGTTGCAAATTTTGCACCTATAAATACTGAACCTTATGCCAGAGCTCCTTATAAACCAGCCTCCAGACTTAGCTGCAATTTTTACCTACATTTCATGTGAAACTAACTATGCTTCTGTCTTCATAAGTATAGTTTGAACATttctataaatcattttttttccaaatcaaagaTCAATAGACGAAAAAGATTAGTAAAACATTAGCGTGGTCAATTCATGTAAAAAGATGTTTCCTGAATTTATTACGGTCAACATGTTATACACATGTATAAAATTAATTTCCTTGAGGGAGAATAACATGAAATACATTTTATGAggcaaaattttgagaaaaaatttttatcattcaaatttttcaaaaatttgtaagggttccccggaacccagtgtctcgcctacttttgctgtaaatcgcatgctcaacaaaaatgaggaaaaaaaataataaatatattcctCTTGacactatcttttgattgtaagaagcttctgtccaagtttggttaaaaaacaggatagtttatgaatctgatcaatgttttaaaaactttaactgcagactgtatgtaatgttaactggaaaaaaatctaagtccatttttTAAAGAGGCTGTCCAATtaaatatcaggcaaatcctatgatatggatggcacaacataatttttttcccactgaatttttggttccaatacaatgtttatatcatacaaaggatatatatatatgtcaaagatatttttgaatcaacagtggatggctcagaaaatgattttaaagttcactaacaatgcaacaaaatgttgtacaaaatgaagagttatctccccttttcaatgaattttcagtgctttctatgtattttttttctctttatttgttgcagttaataaaaaaacaaaatttaactttgagaaagaatgaatttgtgatatgaaatagatgaaaaaattttgaaaacaaaatatgtcatgtgctatccactgcctggtttttccatggacactctcttaaaagtaaaatatggaaaaaatggatgtattttttttacaaaatttacatctggatactctctaatgatcataaacaagcttctgtccaagtttggtacaaatccaggatagtttaagaaagatattaaaatctaaaaaactttaaccacagagtgaatgtaatgtttccgtgcagaaaaaactaagtccatttaaaagtaaaaaacggATAAGatggatttattttttaacaaaatttacttctggacactatgttatgatcataaacaagcttctgtccaagtttggtacaaaccaggatagattaagaaagttattaaaattttaaaaactttaagcacagagtgaatgtaatgtttccgcgcagaaaaactaagtccatttataagtaaaatacagaaaaaaatcgaattttagttttacaaaatttacttctggttactatcttataatcataaacaagcttctgtccaaatttggtagaaatctggatagtttaagaaagttattaaaatttcaaaaactccaaccacagagtgaatatttgtggacgccgccgccgatggaatgtaggatcgcttagtctcgcttttcgactaaagtcgaaggctcgacaataacAAAAGTCAAACTCTTAATGAAAAAATCttgttactataaaaaaaaaaaaaaatgttaagatatTGAAATGAATGTATGGTTACACCCCTGTGATCATGTATGTATGGTCACAACACTGTGATCATGCATGTATGATCACACACCAGTGTTGTGACCATACATACATGTTCACAGGGGTGTAACCATACATACATGGTCACAAAAAAGTTTGTTGGCAATGGAAAGCCTTTTTTTTCAGAAGAAAACTAATGACAATGCTATTGTTACATCCTATGATCTAAACATTTCCATTTTCTAGAATTCTTAATAAACTCTTAATCTAAAAAATTctctgtttaatgtacattttttggTAATTAATACTtgaatcaataaattttaaaatacttgAACAACCATTCATTTCAACTTGAAAagctttttttttctcaatgctaCATTgtaacctgttgttcagtggttgttgtttattgatgtggttcatgaGTGGTCCTTGTCTTGTTTTTACATATAGATGAGACAgttgtttttcatgtttgaattgttttacacatgTCACTTTAAGGCCCTtaataacttgctgttcggtgtgagccaaggtgtTGTGTTGAAAGCTGTACcttcacctataatggtttacttttataaactgtttcttggatgtagagttgtctcattggcactcataccacatcttcttatatctatgtatttaaaaaaaaaaaaacgtgtttaTACACATACAACATTAAATTTATCCCATTTTCTGTAATCATAGCCACTTATTCTTGATGGTTTGCCAGCTTCATCTTtagactttttcacttttttc
This sequence is a window from Mytilus edulis chromosome 1, xbMytEdul2.2, whole genome shotgun sequence. Protein-coding genes within it:
- the LOC139515436 gene encoding RNA polymerase II-associated protein 3-like; this translates as MASTDHEMKMFNLQQQVRQNQGELEEYLKDMNNWEEEVKKKESDVLKQKPNKVMEMPPVRNCMFKKKKKKVKKSKDEAGKPSRISGYDYRKWDKFNVDKELEKIGDQEKSESSEYETDEEWEMERKKQMANLEKEKGNDNFKRQDYALAIEAYTKAIELDPTNAIMPANRAMALLKQEKYGAAEADCLQALSLDPLYVKAYLRLGAARFELKKFDTAKDAFEKALRLEPQNKTAQKELERIEKELTKDKMVEQKDMAKSPDEGLVKPITKPADQKSKKPLVRIQIEEIGGEDDTHRRAAIEEVEKSQSEAKKQITSQDNKMFEKFTSSTGSLKSTQNHRNSDKTSTNIKESVKTLSEDSSIKLDLKDVTKSIPEESKSVSPRSMPVPQSSFQFQTDYKELKSDLRSFYVYIKKINPVDYPKLFGQFLDAEIVLNMLNVFKNFFIPAEEDFYTCMCHLAKVKRFNMTVMFFSKKEKSVISELIGHLQKTEKVTSTELQKLKKIYEIS